tagattAAATTATTCTACAAATGATCAAGATAATgtaaataactatttttttaataaaaatgaaaataattttattaataaaagaaataaaatgaatcaaTTATTTATGAGTGATGAAGAATATACAATAAATTCAGATGACTATACAGAAAAAGCATGGGATGCTATAAGttctttaaataaaattggagaaaaatatgaatctGCATATGTAGAAGCAGAGATGTTATTACTAGCTTTATTAAATGATTCACCAGATGGTTTGGCTCAAAGAATACTAAAAGAAGCTGGAATAGATACAGATTTATTATCACATGATATAGATGTGTATCTAAAAAAACAACCTAAAATGCCCAGTGGTTTTGGAGAACAAAAAATTTTAGGAAGAACATTACAAACTGTATTAACCACTAGTAAAAGACTAAAAAGGGAGTTTaatgatgaatatatatctatagaacatttattattaagtATAATTTCTGAAGATTCTAAATTTACAAGACCAtggttattaaaatataatgtaaattatgaaaaagtaaaaaaagcTGTTGAAAAAATTCgagggaaaaaaaaagttacaTCTAAAACTCCTGAAATGACATATCAAGCtttagaaaaatatagtCGAGATTTAACAGCTTTAGCTAGAGCTGGAAAATTAGATCCCGTTATAGGAAGAGATGAAGAAATCAGAAGAGCAATACAAATTTTATCTAGaagaacaaaaaataatccAATATTATTAGGAGATCCAGGTGTTGGTAAAACAGCAATAGTTGAGGGTTTGGCAATAAAAATTGTACAAGGAGATGTGCCTGATTCTTTAAAAGGAAGAAAATTAGTATCTTTAGATATGTCATCATTAATTGCTGGTGCAAAATATAGAGGTGATTTTGAAGAGAGGTTAAAATctattttaaaagaaattCAAGATTCAGAAGGACAGGTAGTTATGTTTATAGATGAGATACATACAGTTGTCGGTGCTGGTGCAGTAGCAGAAGGTGCATTAGATGCAggtaatatattaaaaccATTATTAGCAAGAGGAGAATTAAGATGTATCGGTGCAACTACTGTTAGTGAATATAGACAATTTATAGAAAAAGATAAAGCATTAGAAAGAAGATTTCAACAGATATTAGTAGATCAACCAAGTGTTGATGAAACCATAAGTATATTAAGAGGATTAAAAGAAAGATATGAGGTACATCATGGAGTTCGTATATTAGATTCAGCACTTGTACAAGCAGCAATATTATCTGATAGATACATAAGTTATCGATTTTTACCTGACAAAGCAATAGATCTTATTGATGAAGCTGCAtctaatttaaaaattcaatTATCTAGTAAACCAATACAATTagataatattgaaaaacaATTGATTCAATtagaaatggaaaaaatatctATTTTAGGAGATAAACAAACTGCtagtttaataaataaatcgaGTTCTggtaatgatgataataatgtttCTACAGATTATACACAAAGTcagaattttataaaaaaaagaataagtgaaaaagaaataaatagaTTAAAAACAATTGATCATATCATGAATGAACTAAgaaaagaacaaaaaaatattttagaatCATGGACTAGCGAAAAAATGTATGTAGATAATATAAGAGCTATTAAAGAAAGAATAGATGTAGTTAAAATCGAAATCGAAAAAGCAGAAagatattttgatttaaatagAGCTGCTGAATTGAGATTTGAAACATTACCTGATTTAGagaaacaattaaaaaatgctgAAGAAAATTATGTAAATGATATACCTGAAAGAAATCGAATGTTAAAAGATGAAGTTACTAGTGAAGATATTATGAATATAGTTAGTATATCTACAGGTATTCgattaaataaattgttaaaatcagaaaaagaaaaaattttaaatctaGAAAATGAATTacataaacaaattattggTCAAGATGATGCAGTAAAGATTGTTGCAAGAGCAGTTCAAAGATCAAGAGTTGGTATGAATAATCCTAAAAGACCAATAGCATCTCTTATGTTTTTAGGTCCTACAGGTGTAGGAAAAACAGAGTTATCAAAGGTTTTAGCAGATGTACTATTTGATACGCCAGATGCTGTTATACATTTTGATATGTCAGAATACATGGAAAAACATTCAATAAGTAAATTAATAGGTGCGGCACCTGGATATGTTGGATATGAACAAGGGGGATTACTTACAGATGCAGTTAGAAAAAAACCGtattctattatactttttgaTGAAATAGAAAAGGCTCATCCAgatgtatataatttgttgTTACGTGTTATAGATGAAGGTAAATTATCAGATACTAAAGGAAATGTTGCAAATTTTCGAaacactattattattttcacgTCAAATTTAGGTAGCCAAAGTATATTAGAATTAGCAAATGAtccaaataaaaaagaaaaaattaaagaacaAGTTATGAAATCTGTTAGAGAAACATTTAGACCCGAATTTTACAACCGAATCGATGATCATGTTATTTTTGATAGTCtaacaaaaaaagaattaaaagaaatagcAAATATAGAAATTACTAAAGTTGCCAATAGATTATTTGacaaaaattttaaaataagtATAGATGATGCtgttttttcatatattgtTGATAAAGCATATGATCCTTCTTTTGGTGCTAGACCATTAAAACGAGTTATTCAATCTGAAATAGAAACAGAAATTGCTATTAGAATCTTAAATGAAACTTTTGTAGAAAATGACACAATTCGAGTCTCTCTCAAAGATCAAAAATTGCATTTTTCGAAAGGATAATAATAGTGTAAATAGTGTAAATAGTGTAAATAGTGTAAATAATGTAAATAgtgtaaattttatattctaattAAAGCACATTTTCATGATTTTAACAAAATTGTGAATTATgccttattttataaaaattcgttttttaattacatataaataatatgaaagaaTTCACATGTTTTGTGATTCCTATAATATTTGTGTTCTTCTTTTTGAGGTGGTATTTTTTGCCCCTATATATTTTGCTTCCCTTTATCTTAGAAGCTACAATTaaccatttttattatatttttttttattggcTATCCTTTGCCACAATTTATAACTCTCTTAATTATAgattaaaattatgaacccattttattattacacaTTTGACAGgcataaatattatcaagtTCATTTATCTCAATTAGTATGTTAACTGTTTTATTGATAAACCATGTTAATTggtctttttttatttttctataatttCTTACTTGTGTGGCAGATGGAAAACTATTACCTTGATATGCATATAGCCTTTTGTAACTAAAATAGCGTTTTATTttgctttattttatttccaatttttaaataatatagtaaattgttctttatttttttaatacgaaattcaaatttttagttaatacaaaaataataatgttatgAGCATGTATATGTGTATTTTTCCTGACTGACTCGCcaacaaattataaaataaaatataaataaagtaagaaaaacaaattaagAAAATACAAAACAATCGCAAAGCTAATTGTAAAACACACATATAGTCAACTCAAATAAATTACattattcaattttttttaaatgtggttttattttccatttaATTTGTTGTATCCAATTATccatcaaaaaaaataaaaataaaatttatggaATAAATAGGAAAAATAGACTATATGGAACAagcatatatacatatatagagATATGTATTAGCTTTCTTATGCTTCATTTATTTCTACTTTATGCATGTATGAGAATTGTTTGCATTCCATCTTTATTTCAAGGATTCctaaaaagagaaaaaaaggAGTATGTGTGTTGTCTAGTTATAAAACTGTTTGTATGTACACAGCAAAAAAATAAGtagaaaataaaagtgaaaaaTGCATTTAGATGGTTAAGCCACATGCTACTTTTATTTCCACATTTTCAGCATATTCATTATGTTGGCATTGTATATTGCCGCATATAACTTTCCCGTTGACATAATAGTTTGTATTATATGTGCATGAATATGTAACGCAGCTGAATGCACATACACGCTTTAACATCTTTGCACAATTCGAGAAGtagtgaaaaaataaatgaacgACATGGAACATATGAGTTACCATTTTTGTATACTGCATGGGCAGTGTCATCAAGGATATTGTGAGGCAATTTGAAAATTCTTTTGAAATAACCGACTTCTCTTTCTTTAGCATGTAAAACAAGATTATCTCCATATGTTTCAAATAACTCGGTTTGAGATCTTGGACCTGCGATGGTTAACATTCCTTCTCCTATCTCTACATCAATATCATCAATTTTAAATCCTGGTATATCTAAAACTAGAATAGCATGACATGATTCGGAATCATACATTATATCAACTTTTGGTCTAAAtgttatttgttttttcaaaTGTTTATCAGGCATGATTTCTAAAACAGTGTTGGGGTTAACTAGggtgtttttatttttgggaACAGACTGTTTTTCTTTCTATAAGAAAATGtgaaagaaatatatgatgcagcgattatataaatgtgtatatatttaatataacttATTATATGGGTTTATTTACTTACTATATTTATTCTATGATCAGGAGTTATTTTGATTTCCCCCTTATCACCACATCCTGCACATAAGCAACTCATATTTACAAAGATTATGATAtaacaattaaaaatatgtatatatatatatgcacgtatgtatatatatatgcggATATAATGctaaataaataacaaacGAGAGAGTTGTATGTTGGCAAATAGGCACACGACTGACTTCCTCGATTATTTGTTGACTATTAAATATTGAgataacaaatatataatttatattttcttatgctatatatgcatacataaaCGACTACATATAGCTGCAAAATAAGACAtaagaaatataattaaacaaaaCTTATATAACAaatgttcataaaaaaatgtataaatgtgtctttttataaatattgaaaattatttaatgaaaaacggaaattaaaaataaaattaaaaaaatatacatgcaaataaaactaaatttactttaattaaatatatacttataaatGTTGTAGAAGACAAAATATAATGGAAACAAACATGTATATAAATCTTGAAACGAATGAAAGGTTGAAATGTTTTAAAACTTGTTATGTTTTAAAActtgttatattttaaaactttttatacatttaaaaatagctaacaaaaaaaaaaaaacaaaaaaaaacaaaaaaaaaaattaaaaaagtaataaagtaataaaattttatgaactagcaataattttaaactgtattaataattttcagCTATAAATTTAGTATTCATATATTacgcatatgtatatattttttattttgtagttaaaaattataagttGTATGAAATAAAGGTTCTATGAAGTTCCACAACAAAAGCagcattttaaaaatgttgaCCATAGAGCTGTAAAgggattattttttaaagcataatagaaatattatacaccacttttattatttataactatatacgttttacatattttatgcatataaattataactCGTATTATTTGACaggtaaaataaattatttatttatttatttgtttatattttatgtcaCAGTTAGCTTATAATTGCTTAAAATAACTCGTTTATAAGTATATCATGTTAAAATTACCTTGcatgttcatataatattgtctttttttttttttattttttttttttttgtggcgaataaaatattttagctgataatttttattttaatcaaaatttaaaaaccaccgtagaaataataataataataataaatgctACTAAAATTGTCTACTAATTTACAACATTATAAGTAGTACCTTATAGAATTAATATGTATTTGCCttattattcatatacatgtttaggaaataaaaaaaatgtttttattattccctTTCAAATAGTTTTTTTATTGAAATTTACATgaatgttaataatataatttacaaaattccaaaaaaaaaaattagtaaaGCAACCAtccaaatgaaatatatgaatatatacatatatccaTGATATCACATTTGTTCTTGTGATATTGTTAAGAAACAAATATTAGCATTAAAATGTTAGCAGTATATTTGTATAGAGTGTTcaagaaaatgaataatacacacacacacacgcCGCTTCTCGTTTTTTGATTATAATGTTATTTAATTCCTAGCCActgaaaaaaattcaaattcaaaacaaaatgaaaaggGTATTTATAGAAATGTTAAGGATGTTGCACACACacaaagaaataaaataccCATGTATCCGCTAATCAAATATCACTAACATATATATCTCATTTTTcaattaacatatattattggCTAAAATACCACCTTTTGTGtgcgtttttttttattgccAATACTATTCCTTTATAGACATGCATATTATATGCTGCATAGtgtatgaattttttttttttttttttgtaccTTTACAAAATCTTCAAAGTCTAAATATCCATCTTGATTCATATCCATTAGATTAAAAAGTTTTCGAGAATCTGTTTCTGTTACACATGTGAATTCTTTATCTTTTAACATTTGCATTAGTTTTGTTAATGGAATAATCTTTTTGTTATTATCTTTTTCGGTAACTGTAGAAAAGTTATCATAAAAAACGATTACAAGAAAGGAATAAATCGATCAAAATTGTAAGcacattatataatatagagacatatttatatttaagtttataattatattggTAAGTTTAC
This genomic window from Plasmodium yoelii strain 17X genome assembly, chromosome: 7 contains:
- a CDS encoding heat shock protein ClpB; this encodes MQKNFIAFFVIISVSFLCKQGDGKRRFESRLNASNIDNIINNNNILNPFGIARKRIRKNEAFINSNLKGDDILKRDKKKGFKSKINENKDEYNIKSKKYDQSGIKNRLNYSTNDQDNVNNYFFNKNENNFINKRNKMNQLFMSDEEYTINSDDYTEKAWDAISSLNKIGEKYESAYVEAEMLLLALLNDSPDGLAQRILKEAGIDTDLLSHDIDVYLKKQPKMPSGFGEQKILGRTLQTVLTTSKRLKREFNDEYISIEHLLLSIISEDSKFTRPWLLKYNVNYEKVKKAVEKIRGKKKVTSKTPEMTYQALEKYSRDLTALARAGKLDPVIGRDEEIRRAIQILSRRTKNNPILLGDPGVGKTAIVEGLAIKIVQGDVPDSLKGRKLVSLDMSSLIAGAKYRGDFEERLKSILKEIQDSEGQVVMFIDEIHTVVGAGAVAEGALDAGNILKPLLARGELRCIGATTVSEYRQFIEKDKALERRFQQILVDQPSVDETISILRGLKERYEVHHGVRILDSALVQAAILSDRYISYRFLPDKAIDLIDEAASNLKIQLSSKPIQLDNIEKQLIQLEMEKISILGDKQTASLINKSSSGNDDNNVSTDYTQSQNFIKKRISEKEINRLKTIDHIMNELRKEQKNILESWTSEKMYVDNIRAIKERIDVVKIEIEKAERYFDLNRAAELRFETLPDLEKQLKNAEENYVNDIPERNRMLKDEVTSEDIMNIVSISTGIRLNKLLKSEKEKILNLENELHKQIIGQDDAVKIVARAVQRSRVGMNNPKRPIASLMFLGPTGVGKTELSKVLADVLFDTPDAVIHFDMSEYMEKHSISKLIGAAPGYVGYEQGGLLTDAVRKKPYSIILFDEIEKAHPDVYNLLLRVIDEGKLSDTKGNVANFRNTIIIFTSNLGSQSILELANDPNKKEKIKEQVMKSVRETFRPEFYNRIDDHVIFDSLTKKELKEIANIEITKVANRLFDKNFKISIDDAVFSYIVDKAYDPSFGARPLKRVIQSEIETEIAIRILNETFVENDTIRVSLKDQKLHFSKG
- a CDS encoding small heat shock protein HSP20, putative is translated as MSCLCAGCGDKGEIKITPDHRINIKEKQSVPKNKNTLVNPNTVLEIMPDKHLKKQITFRPKVDIMYDSESCHAILVLDIPGFKIDDIDVEIGEGMLTIAGPRSQTELFETYGDNLVLHAKEREVGYFKRIFKLPHNILDDTAHAVYKNGILEIKMECKQFSYMHKVEINEA